Proteins from a single region of Thermococcus alcaliphilus:
- a CDS encoding metal-dependent hydrolase, whose translation MVKVRFLGHAAFEIEGEGKRILIDPFLTGNPNAAAKPEDFDKVDLILVTHAHGDHVGDAVKIAQKTGAKIVAMYDIANYLVENNKGITTIGMNYGPTEVEGIKIIQVPAWHSSSDGKYSIGNACGYIIELERKKIYHAGDTYVFKDMELFAELYGIDLALLPIGGHFTMGPKEAAKAVELLKPKYVIPMHYGTFPPIARDPEEFKELVGDKAEVIILKPGEVFEL comes from the coding sequence ATGGTGAAGGTAAGGTTTCTAGGGCATGCCGCATTTGAAATAGAAGGAGAAGGAAAAAGAATACTAATAGACCCATTTTTGACCGGGAACCCAAATGCAGCAGCAAAACCTGAGGACTTTGATAAGGTTGACCTGATTCTTGTAACCCATGCACACGGAGATCACGTTGGTGATGCAGTAAAAATTGCCCAAAAAACTGGGGCAAAGATAGTAGCAATGTACGACATAGCCAACTATCTTGTAGAAAACAACAAGGGCATAACAACAATAGGAATGAACTACGGCCCAACTGAGGTTGAAGGGATCAAAATAATCCAAGTTCCGGCATGGCATTCAAGCAGCGACGGAAAATACAGCATTGGAAACGCCTGCGGATACATCATAGAACTTGAAAGAAAGAAAATCTACCACGCTGGAGACACCTACGTTTTCAAGGACATGGAGCTCTTCGCTGAGCTTTATGGGATAGATCTTGCCTTGCTTCCAATAGGGGGACACTTCACGATGGGACCCAAAGAGGCGGCAAAGGCCGTTGAACTCCTCAAGCCGAAATACGTTATACCAATGCACTATGGAACTTTCCCACCAATAGCCAGGGATCCAGAAGAATTTAAAGAGCTTGTTGGGGACAAAGCAGAGGTCATTATACTAAAACCAGGAGAAGTCTTTGAGCTTTGA